From one Pontibacillus sp. HMF3514 genomic stretch:
- a CDS encoding thymidine kinase — protein MHVMKQSGWLEVICGSMFSGKSEELIRRVRRATYGNLSVRVFKPIIDNRYSEESIVSHNGTSILARPIEHSEDMFDYIDENVDIIGIDEVQFFDENVVEVAQTLAERGHRVIVAGLDLDFRGKPFACVPHLMALAESVTKLSAICPVCGSPASRTQRLIDGKPASYDDPVILVGASESYEPRCRHHHEVPNRPRHILKAKQSQ, from the coding sequence GTGCATGTAATGAAACAAAGCGGTTGGCTCGAAGTGATCTGTGGTAGCATGTTCTCAGGAAAATCAGAAGAACTGATTCGCAGAGTACGACGTGCTACATACGGAAACCTTTCCGTACGCGTATTTAAGCCAATCATCGATAATCGTTATTCTGAAGAATCCATTGTCTCTCACAATGGAACGTCGATTTTAGCTCGTCCGATCGAACACTCTGAGGATATGTTTGACTACATTGATGAAAATGTCGATATCATCGGAATTGATGAAGTACAATTTTTTGATGAAAATGTTGTTGAGGTAGCACAAACCTTAGCTGAACGTGGACATCGTGTTATTGTGGCTGGACTTGATTTGGACTTCCGCGGGAAACCCTTCGCTTGTGTACCACACTTAATGGCATTAGCGGAATCTGTTACAAAGTTAAGCGCGATTTGTCCAGTTTGCGGATCCCCAGCAAGTCGCACACAACGTTTGATTGATGGCAAACCAGCTTCCTATGATGACCCTGTAATCCTAGTGGGAGCATCAGAATCATACGAGCCAAGATGCCGTCATCATCATGAAGTACCAAACAGACCCAGGCACATCTTAAAAGCAAAACAATCTCAGTAA